One window of Phycisphaeraceae bacterium genomic DNA carries:
- a CDS encoding MFS transporter: MSIACGERNRAFRAASKQASQQERAAAISKKSESPKGKLAAIVLSHAVVDFFSALVIPLLSVLEGRAHMSPGEGAMLVAVGSLSSGVIQPVVAIVGDKRDTRVLGTIGLLVAALAIGLIGYADSFWKLALLQIIGSAGIGAFHPPAAAVMGHLAGKKRAVAVSIFFAAGILGGSIGSITAPRWAMTLGIKTFIWSLIPAALVALILAWATHGSAHRHAHAHTTHRALPKKERAARWSAVWVLYAVNAMRFTVNMAMVQLLVRWSELYTLARHGIEGHITPEMKAALLTPELRLASSGVNGPLQAAMGLGMGVFGLLVGWLVPHNRARLAMILTPCVGALAVVALPHMNMMWSAFLLSVLVGGGYAGTMPLSIAAAQRLLPHRTTLASGLMMGGAWSLAFVGPPVAQWIYAGTDGSLVTVGVVFAVMLVVSGLIILLIPRRLLDQGEAVMHAQDAVGVPDTAGLAAE, from the coding sequence TTGTCCATTGCTTGCGGCGAGCGAAACCGAGCCTTCCGGGCGGCGTCGAAGCAGGCAAGCCAGCAGGAAAGAGCCGCAGCCATCTCGAAGAAATCAGAAAGTCCCAAGGGCAAGCTCGCCGCGATCGTGCTCTCGCACGCCGTGGTGGACTTCTTTTCCGCGCTCGTCATCCCCCTCCTGAGCGTGCTCGAAGGCCGGGCGCACATGTCGCCCGGCGAAGGAGCCATGCTCGTCGCCGTCGGGTCGCTGTCCAGCGGCGTCATCCAGCCGGTCGTCGCGATCGTCGGCGACAAACGCGATACACGCGTGCTCGGAACCATCGGGCTTCTCGTCGCGGCGCTCGCGATCGGGCTGATCGGTTACGCCGACAGTTTCTGGAAGCTCGCGCTGCTCCAGATCATCGGTTCGGCCGGGATCGGCGCGTTCCACCCACCCGCCGCGGCGGTGATGGGGCACCTCGCAGGAAAGAAACGCGCGGTTGCCGTTTCTATTTTCTTCGCCGCCGGGATCCTCGGCGGTTCGATCGGTTCGATCACCGCGCCGCGCTGGGCGATGACGCTCGGCATCAAGACATTTATCTGGAGCCTTATTCCGGCCGCGCTTGTCGCGCTCATCCTTGCATGGGCCACGCACGGTTCGGCACACCGCCACGCCCACGCGCACACCACGCACCGCGCACTCCCGAAAAAGGAGCGCGCCGCACGATGGAGCGCCGTCTGGGTGCTCTACGCGGTGAACGCGATGCGCTTCACCGTCAACATGGCGATGGTGCAGCTGCTCGTCCGATGGAGCGAGCTCTACACGCTCGCGCGCCACGGCATCGAAGGACACATCACCCCCGAAATGAAGGCCGCGCTGCTCACACCCGAGTTGCGGCTCGCGTCCAGCGGCGTCAACGGTCCGCTCCAGGCCGCGATGGGACTCGGGATGGGAGTCTTTGGGCTGCTCGTCGGCTGGCTCGTCCCGCACAACCGCGCGCGCCTTGCGATGATCCTGACGCCGTGCGTCGGGGCGCTGGCCGTTGTCGCGCTGCCCCACATGAACATGATGTGGTCTGCCTTTCTCCTGAGCGTTCTGGTGGGGGGCGGATACGCGGGGACGATGCCGCTCTCGATTGCCGCGGCACAAAGACTTCTGCCCCACCGGACAACCCTCGCGTCGGGACTCATGATGGGCGGCGCGTGGTCGCTCGCCTTCGTCGGTCCGCCGGTCGCTCAGTGGATCTACGCCGGAACCGATGGAAGCCTTGTGACTGTGGGTGTCGTCTTTGCGGTCATGCTCGTCGTCTCCGGCCTCATCATTTTGCTGATTCCGCGGCGATTGCTCGATCAGGGCGAAGCGGTCATGCACGCCCAAGACGCCGTGGGGGTCCCCGATACAGCAGGTTTGGCGGCGGAGTGA
- the raiA gene encoding ribosome-associated translation inhibitor RaiA produces MRIDVIGRNLEITQAIKDHAESKAAKLPKFYDGVQSVRFTIAKIDHHHKGSFDVELVVDVEKHEDFVSHCKSEDVYGAIDEVVHKGSRQLAEFKERLKTEKR; encoded by the coding sequence ATGCGGATCGACGTCATCGGACGCAATCTGGAAATCACACAGGCGATCAAGGATCATGCGGAGTCGAAGGCCGCGAAGCTGCCGAAGTTCTACGACGGTGTTCAGTCGGTGAGGTTCACAATCGCCAAGATCGATCATCATCACAAGGGATCGTTCGATGTCGAACTCGTGGTCGACGTCGAGAAGCACGAAGACTTCGTGAGCCATTGCAAGTCGGAAGATGTGTATGGCGCCATCGACGAGGTCGTGCACAAGGGATCGCGCCAGCTCGCGGAGTTCAAGGAAAGGCTCAAGACCGAAAAGCGTTGA
- a CDS encoding PTS sugar transporter subunit IIA has protein sequence MLKFAQLIAPGAIVPQLRSTQRDETIAELIDAIVASGAISPKIRDELMLKVLERERKGSTGFGRGVAVPHVKHKNITKMTAAIGLSQRGIDFNALDKQPVHSVVLLVSPEDKPEEHLQAMEVIFKNLSKETFRRMLRQSGSVEDVRQLLTDADNQQLPA, from the coding sequence GTGCTCAAGTTCGCACAACTTATCGCCCCGGGCGCGATTGTCCCGCAACTGCGCTCGACGCAGCGCGACGAGACAATCGCCGAACTGATTGATGCAATCGTCGCTTCGGGTGCCATCTCGCCCAAGATCCGCGACGAGCTCATGCTCAAGGTGCTCGAACGCGAGCGCAAGGGCTCGACCGGTTTCGGTCGCGGCGTCGCGGTCCCGCACGTCAAACACAAGAACATCACCAAAATGACCGCTGCCATCGGACTTTCCCAGCGCGGCATCGACTTCAACGCCCTCGACAAGCAGCCCGTGCACTCGGTCGTCTTGCTCGTCAGTCCCGAGGACAAACCCGAGGAACATCTCCAGGCGATGGAAGTCATCTTCAAGAATCTCTCGAAGGAAACCTTCCGGCGCATGCTCCGGCAATCGGGCAGCGTCGAAGACGTTCGCCAGCTTCTGACCGATGCCGACAACCAGCAGCTTCCGGCCTGA
- a CDS encoding HPr family phosphocarrier protein — MPKVEIQVAIVNRLGLHARPAMTFVDLASTFASDITVRKDDTEVDGKSIMQMMMLAAAQGSVLHVVATGDDADAAIAKLKKLVESGFDEE; from the coding sequence ATGCCAAAGGTCGAAATCCAAGTCGCGATCGTCAACCGCCTCGGGCTGCACGCCCGCCCGGCGATGACGTTTGTTGATCTTGCTTCGACCTTCGCGAGCGACATCACCGTGCGCAAGGACGATACCGAAGTCGACGGCAAGTCGATCATGCAGATGATGATGCTCGCCGCGGCACAGGGTTCGGTTCTGCATGTCGTCGCAACCGGCGACGACGCCGACGCCGCGATCGCGAAACTGAAGAAACTTGTCGAGAGCGGCTTCGACGAAGAGTGA
- a CDS encoding DUF86 domain-containing protein yields MPRKTDPLRDDRIRFEHMLLAAREALEFSDGKEEADIFADRLLARGLKDCLQEIGEAAARVSELGRARAPGIPWEKIVGMRHILVHV; encoded by the coding sequence ATGCCGCGTAAGACCGACCCGCTGCGCGACGACCGGATTCGATTTGAGCACATGCTTCTCGCGGCACGCGAGGCTCTGGAGTTCTCCGATGGCAAGGAGGAAGCAGACATCTTTGCCGATCGTTTGCTCGCTCGCGGATTGAAGGATTGTCTGCAGGAAATCGGCGAGGCGGCGGCAAGAGTCAGCGAACTTGGAAGAGCACGCGCGCCCGGTATCCCATGGGAGAAGATCGTGGGGATGCGTCACATTCTCGTGCACGTGTAG
- a CDS encoding nucleotidyltransferase family protein, producing the protein MSFSSNIPIERIADVCRRHGVSRLSLFGSVLRGDEQPDSDIDVLVEFGPDQRPSLLDLGGLQMELQHVLGRTVDLKTPGFLSPLFRDEVMREARTLYAA; encoded by the coding sequence ATGTCATTCTCCTCGAACATTCCCATCGAGCGGATTGCGGATGTTTGCCGCCGTCACGGAGTGTCTCGGCTTTCGCTGTTTGGCTCCGTGCTTCGCGGCGACGAGCAACCAGACAGCGACATCGATGTACTCGTGGAATTTGGACCCGATCAACGGCCGAGCTTGCTGGATCTGGGCGGGCTGCAGATGGAGTTGCAGCACGTTCTTGGCCGGACTGTTGATCTGAAGACCCCGGGATTCTTGTCGCCGCTGTTTCGCGACGAAGTGATGCGGGAGGCTCGCACGCTTTATGCCGCGTAA
- the trpE gene encoding anthranilate synthase component I produces MAGQSLISGLNLTRDEFAAFATSRRRAGLSIAVPLQVRLLADQLTPVLAYRRLVAPDERTAPSFLLESVEGGDRQGRYSILSSRPVHQITGKGNYASDDPLDRVRKQSAAIRLEIPEPKSRRDTLPKAFLGGWVGYAAYDAVRYAEPEKLATPPMDDRNLPDVAFSFYDGVVIFDHVDKLVHVIQLAIVSPDEEAAIAFDRATAALERRVEEIQKHSKPLPAGVVGADAPAPALKSNMTREQHAQMLDRALEYIRAGDIFQVVLGQRFEKRTKADPFDVYRALRAVNPSPYMVYMQTGPCILVASSPEILCRVRREETERGRDEEKKDARSGFVVTNRPLAGTRKRGQTPEEDAALEADLLSDQKERAEHIMLVDLGRNDVGRVAEPGTIELPAVMDVERYSHVMHISSTVTGRVREGLDCWDALRAALPVGTISGAPKVRAMQIIDELEPIRRGPYGGGIGYVGLDGQMDIALALRTMVIPCDARNEEGWLYHLQAAGGIVADSKAEPEYQETVNKAAALGRAIALAEQAFASSRDIIQ; encoded by the coding sequence ATGGCAGGGCAGAGCTTGATTTCGGGCCTGAACCTCACGCGCGACGAGTTCGCGGCATTTGCTACTTCGCGGCGGCGGGCGGGCCTTTCGATCGCGGTGCCGCTGCAGGTCCGTCTGCTCGCCGATCAATTGACTCCTGTGCTTGCGTACCGGCGGCTGGTCGCGCCGGATGAGCGCACGGCGCCGTCATTTCTGCTCGAGTCGGTCGAGGGGGGCGATCGGCAAGGGAGGTACTCGATCCTCTCCAGCCGGCCGGTGCACCAGATCACCGGCAAGGGAAACTACGCCTCGGATGATCCGCTGGATCGGGTGCGGAAGCAAAGCGCGGCGATCCGGCTTGAGATTCCGGAGCCGAAGTCGCGGCGCGACACGCTGCCCAAAGCGTTTCTCGGGGGATGGGTGGGTTATGCGGCTTACGACGCGGTGCGGTATGCCGAGCCGGAGAAGCTGGCGACGCCGCCGATGGATGACCGGAATCTTCCGGATGTGGCGTTTTCGTTTTATGACGGCGTGGTGATCTTTGATCACGTGGACAAACTCGTGCACGTGATCCAATTGGCGATCGTTTCTCCGGATGAAGAAGCGGCGATCGCGTTCGATCGCGCGACGGCGGCGCTCGAGCGACGCGTCGAAGAGATTCAGAAACATTCGAAGCCTTTGCCCGCGGGCGTTGTCGGTGCGGACGCGCCTGCGCCCGCGCTCAAGAGCAACATGACGCGCGAGCAGCACGCGCAGATGCTCGATCGCGCGCTCGAATACATCCGCGCCGGCGATATTTTCCAGGTCGTGCTCGGGCAGCGGTTCGAGAAGCGGACGAAGGCTGATCCGTTTGATGTGTACCGGGCGCTGCGCGCGGTGAACCCGAGCCCGTACATGGTGTACATGCAGACTGGGCCGTGCATTCTGGTGGCGAGCAGCCCGGAGATTCTGTGCCGCGTGAGAAGAGAAGAGACGGAGAGAGGAAGAGACGAAGAGAAGAAGGACGCGCGATCAGGTTTTGTCGTGACGAATCGGCCGCTGGCGGGAACACGGAAGCGGGGGCAGACGCCGGAAGAGGATGCGGCGCTCGAGGCTGACTTGCTGTCTGATCAGAAGGAGCGCGCCGAGCACATCATGCTGGTGGACTTGGGCCGGAATGATGTGGGGCGAGTGGCTGAGCCGGGCACGATCGAGTTGCCCGCCGTGATGGACGTCGAGCGCTACAGCCACGTGATGCACATCAGCAGCACGGTGACGGGAAGAGTGCGCGAGGGGCTTGATTGCTGGGACGCGCTGCGCGCGGCACTGCCGGTGGGCACGATCTCGGGCGCGCCGAAGGTGCGGGCGATGCAGATCATCGATGAACTCGAGCCGATCCGGCGCGGGCCGTACGGGGGCGGGATCGGATACGTCGGGCTCGACGGCCAGATGGATATCGCGCTCGCGCTGCGCACCATGGTGATTCCGTGCGATGCGAGGAACGAGGAGGGCTGGCTGTATCACCTGCAGGCGGCGGGCGGAATCGTGGCGGATTCGAAGGCGGAGCCGGAATACCAGGAAACCGTGAACAAGGCGGCAGCGCTGGGTCGGGCGATTGCGCTGGCGGAGCAGGCGTTTGCGAGTTCACGCGATATCATTCAATAA
- a CDS encoding type II toxin-antitoxin system RelE/ParE family toxin: MWEVEYTDEFGEWWASLSEEEQESLAHDIELLEQLGPGLGRPKADTVKGSRFSNMKELRTQHAGRPYRTLFAFDPRRCAILLIGGCKQGEDRFYEQFIPEADRLYGEHLEQLKREGLL, translated from the coding sequence ATATGGGAGGTCGAATACACCGACGAATTCGGCGAGTGGTGGGCGTCACTGTCCGAAGAAGAACAGGAGTCGCTTGCCCACGACATCGAACTTCTCGAGCAGCTCGGTCCGGGGCTCGGACGCCCCAAGGCCGACACCGTCAAGGGTTCGAGGTTCAGCAACATGAAGGAACTTCGCACGCAGCACGCCGGCCGTCCGTACAGAACTTTGTTCGCGTTCGATCCGCGCCGCTGCGCGATCCTGCTGATCGGGGGCTGCAAGCAGGGAGAAGACCGTTTCTATGAGCAATTCATTCCGGAGGCCGACCGGCTGTACGGAGAACATCTTGAGCAGTTGAAGAGGGAAGGGCTGTTGTAA
- a CDS encoding helix-turn-helix transcriptional regulator, with protein MARKWKDLKAKMSRATRERVDARVKQSLESMPLAEIRKAIGMTQAELAEKLDNGQGNVSKLENSADMYLTTLRKYIEALGGELHLTATFSGGRKFEIDQVSALGDSERKAG; from the coding sequence ATGGCGCGCAAGTGGAAAGATCTCAAGGCGAAAATGAGCCGCGCGACCCGCGAGCGCGTCGATGCGCGCGTGAAGCAATCGCTCGAAAGCATGCCCCTTGCCGAAATCCGAAAAGCCATCGGAATGACCCAAGCCGAGCTGGCGGAAAAACTGGACAACGGCCAGGGCAATGTCTCCAAGCTGGAGAATTCCGCCGACATGTACCTCACCACGCTTCGCAAATACATCGAAGCACTCGGCGGCGAGTTGCACCTGACAGCCACGTTTTCCGGCGGCAGAAAGTTCGAAATCGATCAGGTCTCGGCGCTCGGCGATTCCGAAAGAAAAGCTGGATAG
- the speA gene encoding biosynthetic arginine decarboxylase, with amino-acid sequence MESSIGTETDASGFHFAQVRRIRGKRDESNTGSRGSAAEKQMATVTTASGANLTSVKVGVPGMETEQQAAKRPWTIEDAEKIYGIRNWGDGYFGVNAEGHLFVMPERDPKRQIDLHEVIEGLREREIGTPVIIRMRDLLKHRLQEIRGAFDNAIKEHQYTGVYSCIFPIKVNQQRQLCEEVRDLGAQLGFGLEAGSKPELLAVLGLTENLPQMPIVCNGFKDSEFIETVILATKLGRHIIPVVERITDLELIVKHAKRYGVRPKIGVRAKPSAQGSGRWESSGGMRSKFGLTVSELLHSLEFLKKHDMADCLNMIHFHIGSQVGDIRNIKAAVNELAHIYVELKKLGAGLDTIDVGGGMGIDYDGSQSDSLSSVNYSVAEYAADIVYRIKSVCDAAELPHPRILSESGRAMVAHSSLLIVDVLGKTNFPSDPDMPALKKLMREEKQKPQPVIELVDAFESLAQPKVNLVEAYHDAVQARDEAMSLFNLGYMSLKMRASAERMFWAIGRKILALATAKGELPDDLIDLPQVLSDIYYVNFSVFQSLPDHWAIDQLFPICPIHRLNEEPLRRAIIADITCDSDGQVDKFCDKRTLSKPVLELHDLNYNNGDHKPQPYYLGMFLLGAYQEVLGDLHNLYGDTHVVHVSFDDSPGVGDWDLDEVVEGDTVKEVLAYVQYDHEDLIKAMRRDVERAVKAGTLAVSEGQSLLKFYDQGMEGYTYLE; translated from the coding sequence ATGGAGAGTTCCATCGGTACGGAGACGGACGCGTCGGGATTTCATTTCGCACAGGTTCGACGGATCCGCGGCAAGCGGGACGAATCGAACACGGGGAGCCGCGGAAGCGCGGCAGAGAAGCAGATGGCAACGGTGACGACGGCGAGCGGCGCGAATCTCACTTCGGTGAAGGTCGGAGTGCCGGGGATGGAGACGGAACAGCAGGCCGCGAAGCGTCCGTGGACGATCGAGGACGCGGAAAAGATCTACGGGATCCGCAACTGGGGCGACGGCTACTTCGGGGTCAACGCCGAGGGGCATCTGTTCGTGATGCCGGAGCGCGACCCCAAGCGGCAGATCGATCTGCACGAGGTGATCGAGGGGCTGCGCGAGCGCGAAATCGGGACGCCGGTGATCATCCGGATGCGCGACCTGCTCAAGCACCGGCTGCAGGAGATCCGCGGGGCGTTCGACAACGCGATCAAGGAGCATCAGTACACGGGCGTGTACAGCTGCATCTTTCCGATCAAGGTGAATCAGCAGCGCCAGCTTTGTGAGGAAGTGCGCGATCTTGGCGCACAGCTCGGGTTCGGTCTTGAGGCCGGAAGCAAACCGGAATTGCTGGCGGTGCTCGGGCTGACCGAGAACCTGCCTCAGATGCCGATCGTGTGCAACGGGTTCAAGGACAGCGAGTTCATCGAAACAGTGATCCTGGCCACCAAGCTCGGGCGCCACATCATCCCCGTCGTCGAGCGCATAACCGATCTCGAGCTCATCGTGAAGCACGCGAAGCGGTACGGCGTGCGCCCGAAGATCGGCGTGCGCGCCAAGCCGAGCGCGCAGGGGAGCGGGCGCTGGGAGTCTTCCGGCGGCATGCGCTCGAAGTTCGGCCTGACCGTGTCGGAGCTGCTGCACTCGCTCGAGTTCCTGAAGAAGCACGACATGGCGGATTGCCTGAACATGATCCACTTCCACATCGGGAGTCAGGTCGGCGATATCCGCAACATCAAGGCGGCGGTGAACGAGCTTGCGCACATCTATGTGGAGCTCAAGAAACTCGGCGCGGGGCTGGACACGATCGACGTGGGCGGGGGGATGGGGATTGATTACGACGGGAGCCAGTCGGACAGCCTTTCGAGCGTGAACTACAGCGTGGCGGAATATGCCGCGGACATCGTGTATCGAATCAAGAGCGTGTGCGACGCGGCGGAACTGCCCCACCCGCGGATTCTGTCGGAATCGGGTCGCGCGATGGTCGCTCATTCATCGCTGCTGATCGTGGACGTTCTGGGCAAGACCAATTTCCCGAGCGATCCGGACATGCCGGCGCTCAAGAAGCTGATGCGCGAGGAAAAGCAGAAGCCGCAGCCGGTGATCGAACTGGTGGATGCGTTTGAGTCGCTGGCGCAGCCGAAGGTGAACCTGGTCGAGGCGTATCACGACGCGGTGCAGGCGCGTGACGAAGCGATGAGTCTGTTCAACCTGGGGTACATGTCGCTGAAGATGCGGGCGAGCGCGGAGCGCATGTTCTGGGCGATCGGAAGGAAGATTCTGGCGCTGGCGACGGCGAAGGGAGAGTTGCCGGACGATCTCATTGATCTGCCGCAGGTGTTGAGTGACATCTATTACGTGAACTTCAGCGTGTTCCAGAGCCTGCCGGATCACTGGGCGATCGACCAGTTGTTCCCGATCTGTCCGATCCACCGGCTGAACGAGGAGCCGCTGCGCCGGGCGATCATCGCGGACATCACCTGCGATTCGGACGGGCAGGTGGACAAGTTCTGCGACAAGAGAACGCTGAGCAAGCCGGTGCTGGAGTTGCACGATCTCAACTACAACAACGGCGATCACAAGCCGCAGCCGTATTACCTTGGCATGTTCCTGCTCGGCGCGTATCAGGAGGTGCTGGGAGATCTGCACAACCTGTACGGCGACACGCACGTGGTGCACGTGAGCTTCGACGATTCGCCGGGCGTGGGCGACTGGGACCTTGATGAGGTGGTCGAGGGCGACACGGTGAAAGAAGTGCTCGCGTATGTGCAGTACGACCATGAGGATCTGATCAAGGCGATGAGGCGGGACGTGGAGCGCGCTGTGAAAGCGGGGACGCTGGCGGTGTCGGAAGGGCAGAGCCTGCTCAAGTTTTATGATCAGGGGATGGAGGGGTATACGTACCTGGAGTGA
- a CDS encoding haloacid dehalogenase-like hydrolase, with protein sequence MLRTILLSALLLLAPLSRAADPLPSWNDTEPKKAIIAFVEKVTKEGSPQFIKPEERIATFDNDGTLWCEKPNYVQAVFALDRVKELAPQHPEWNEKEPFKSILSNNLKAALAGGEKALVELVMATHAGTTTAEFEQIVKDWIAKSEHPRFKQPYTKCIYQPMLELMHYLRDNGFQAYIVSGGGVEFMRPWTEQTYGIPPQKVVGSSIKTKYEMKDGKPVLERLPEIDFIDDGPGKPAGINSRIGRRPLMAFGNSDGDREMLEWTTMNGGPRFGLIVHHTDAVREYAYDRDSSVGRLDKALDEAPTRGWIVVSMKDDWKQIFQFEKPGAPK encoded by the coding sequence ATGCTTCGAACCATTCTGCTGTCCGCGTTGCTCCTCCTCGCCCCGCTTAGTCGCGCTGCCGATCCGCTTCCATCGTGGAACGACACCGAGCCGAAAAAAGCGATCATCGCCTTCGTCGAGAAAGTCACCAAGGAGGGCTCGCCCCAATTCATCAAGCCCGAAGAACGCATCGCCACCTTCGATAACGACGGCACGCTCTGGTGCGAAAAGCCCAACTATGTGCAGGCAGTCTTCGCGCTCGACCGTGTCAAAGAACTCGCCCCACAGCATCCCGAGTGGAACGAAAAGGAGCCCTTCAAGTCGATTCTCTCGAACAACCTCAAGGCGGCGCTCGCGGGCGGTGAAAAAGCCCTGGTCGAACTGGTCATGGCGACACACGCCGGCACCACAACCGCCGAGTTCGAGCAGATTGTGAAAGACTGGATCGCCAAGTCCGAGCATCCGCGTTTCAAGCAGCCCTACACCAAGTGCATCTATCAGCCCATGCTGGAGCTGATGCACTACTTGCGCGACAACGGCTTCCAGGCCTACATCGTCTCCGGCGGCGGCGTCGAATTCATGCGTCCCTGGACCGAGCAGACATACGGGATTCCGCCTCAGAAAGTCGTCGGCAGCAGCATCAAGACCAAGTACGAAATGAAAGATGGCAAGCCCGTGCTCGAACGTCTTCCCGAGATCGATTTCATCGACGACGGGCCCGGAAAGCCCGCCGGTATCAACTCGCGCATCGGCCGGCGACCGCTCATGGCCTTCGGCAATTCCGACGGCGATCGCGAGATGCTCGAATGGACCACCATGAACGGCGGACCCCGCTTCGGCCTCATCGTTCACCACACCGACGCCGTGCGCGAGTACGCCTACGACCGCGATTCATCGGTGGGCAGACTCGACAAAGCGCTCGACGAAGCACCCACCCGCGGCTGGATCGTCGTCAGCATGAAAGATGACTGGAAGCAGATCTTCCAGTTCGAGAAGCCCGGCGCTCCAAAGTGA
- a CDS encoding DUF1254 domain-containing protein yields the protein MYTKHASALLISIVGAAASAQFAPIPQSLVTPDKVETSIGTFEFKDGIPSKSSADSAYDALDRSHAVRAFLDTMCGVSIQAAAKGLRDAGVKDNEVMIFSDLMDSHSLFLTANADTVYAMGVLDLSKGPMVLEVPPRFLGTIDDHWFRWVTDIGLPGGDRGEGGKYVIVPPGYEDDLPDGGFFVAHAKTNKVLWFGRSFLENKSDPKAPADTIRKFTKVYPYRAGGVGTPIAQFLAGKAPLSRPDQPPETVFHEGSGKTMNTVPPTDYTFFEVLNEVVQEEPATSLDAELMGPLAAVGIVKGKPFAPDARMKKILNEAAAQANAMSRTLFMDPRDPTWFYYPNSSWFNYLFETGYQFETPIPRITREGIKITPPTGYRTLNARTNFFYGVTGITPAMAMTLTGIGSQYLLATKDANKQFFDGSKTYKVTLPKGIPEANFWSFTLYDNMSRSMLQTPQKYPRAGSQNYPSPAAEPAADGSTTVYFSPSQPEGVKRGNWIQTDPAKGWFVILRLYSPLEPFFDKSWRPSEIELVK from the coding sequence ATGTACACCAAGCACGCATCGGCACTTCTGATTTCAATCGTCGGTGCCGCGGCATCCGCCCAGTTCGCGCCGATCCCGCAGAGTCTCGTGACCCCCGACAAGGTCGAGACAAGCATCGGCACCTTCGAGTTCAAGGACGGCATTCCGAGCAAGTCGTCCGCCGACTCCGCGTACGACGCGCTCGATCGCTCCCACGCAGTGCGTGCCTTCCTCGACACCATGTGCGGTGTCAGCATCCAGGCGGCCGCCAAGGGATTGAGAGACGCAGGGGTCAAAGACAACGAAGTGATGATCTTCTCCGACCTGATGGATTCGCACTCGCTCTTTTTGACCGCCAACGCCGACACCGTGTACGCAATGGGGGTGCTCGACCTCTCCAAGGGTCCGATGGTGCTGGAAGTTCCGCCGCGTTTTCTCGGAACGATCGACGATCACTGGTTCCGCTGGGTGACCGACATCGGCTTACCGGGCGGCGACCGGGGTGAAGGCGGCAAGTACGTCATCGTGCCGCCGGGGTACGAGGACGATCTGCCCGACGGCGGCTTCTTCGTCGCCCACGCGAAGACCAACAAAGTTCTCTGGTTCGGCCGCTCATTCCTCGAGAACAAGTCCGATCCGAAAGCTCCCGCCGACACGATCCGCAAATTCACAAAGGTCTATCCCTATCGGGCCGGCGGCGTCGGTACACCCATCGCCCAGTTCCTCGCCGGCAAAGCGCCCCTTTCGCGACCCGACCAGCCGCCCGAGACCGTCTTCCACGAAGGCAGCGGCAAGACCATGAACACGGTGCCGCCGACCGACTACACCTTCTTCGAGGTTCTGAATGAGGTGGTCCAGGAAGAACCCGCGACATCGCTCGACGCCGAGCTCATGGGGCCTCTCGCGGCAGTCGGCATCGTGAAAGGCAAGCCCTTCGCGCCCGACGCGCGCATGAAGAAAATCCTGAACGAGGCCGCCGCGCAGGCCAACGCCATGTCGCGCACTCTTTTCATGGACCCGCGCGATCCGACCTGGTTCTACTACCCGAATTCTTCCTGGTTCAATTACCTCTTCGAGACCGGCTACCAGTTCGAGACGCCCATCCCGCGCATCACCCGCGAAGGCATCAAGATCACGCCCCCGACGGGTTACCGCACGCTCAACGCCCGCACCAATTTCTTCTACGGCGTCACCGGCATCACGCCCGCGATGGCGATGACGCTGACGGGCATCGGTTCGCAGTACCTGCTCGCGACCAAGGACGCGAACAAACAGTTTTTCGACGGCAGCAAGACGTACAAAGTGACATTGCCCAAGGGGATCCCCGAGGCAAACTTCTGGTCGTTCACGCTCTACGACAACATGTCGCGTTCGATGCTTCAGACGCCGCAGAAATACCCGCGCGCCGGAAGCCAGAATTATCCGAGTCCCGCGGCAGAACCCGCCGCCGATGGCTCGACCACCGTCTACTTCTCGCCGTCGCAGCCCGAAGGCGTCAAGCGCGGCAACTGGATCCAGACCGATCCCGCCAAGGGGTGGTTCGTCATCCTCCGCCTCTACAGCCCGCTCGAACCGTTTTTCGACAAGTCGTGGCGCCCAAGCGAAATCGAACTGGTGAAGTAA